A genomic region of Alligator mississippiensis isolate rAllMis1 chromosome 6, rAllMis1, whole genome shotgun sequence contains the following coding sequences:
- the LOC102562500 gene encoding interferon-induced protein with tetratricopeptide repeats 5 yields MSNISKNILQPILLQLECHFTWTLLKEDVDLDDLEETICDQIEFLTTKSKISNYNLLSYVKHLNGNSEEALQSLQKAEAAAQRNHADEVHRKSLVTWGNYAWIYYHMNKLQEAQTYVSKVKDSCKELSSTSCYKCQLPEVYCEEGWALLKFGRKYYERAKKCFEKALAEEPENPEFTSGYAIAMYRLEDDLIKGSSLEPLRRAVTLNPNDTFVMSYLALELQDMAQVEEGEMYIKKALQKTPDVPYVLRYAAKFYRRKGEVDKSLQFLEKALTFTPASSFLHHQIGLCYRTKMYQLKRATKQSFKEQVELIRLCIFHFKAAMEKKSKFIYAYIDLANMYAEGKRYQEAEDTFQKVLQMKLTCQEKQQIHYRYGQFLEFHKKSEADAIKHFMEALKIEGDTTRKMCMNALKKLVDKRIQRGSADAAHFGALGFIHQLNGEKSEAIECYEKALARDSSNEEYLSALCDLRLSIGN; encoded by the exons ATGAG TAATATTTCCAAGAATATCCTACAGCCTATCCTGCTGCAGCTCGAATGTCACTTTACATGGACTTTGCTGAAGGAAGATGTTGATCTTGATGACCTAGAAGAAACGATCTGTGATCAGATTGAGTTTCTAACCACAAAATCCAAAATTTCAAATTACAATCTGCTATCCTATGTGAAACACCTGAACGGCAACAGTGAGGAAGCCCTGCAGAGTCTACAGAAAGCTGAAGCAGCAGCTCAAAGAAATCATGCAGATGAGGTTCACAGGAAAAGTCTTGTCACTTGGGGGAACTATGCTTGGATTTATTACCATATGAACAAACTTCAAGAAGCTCAGACCTATGTAAGTAAGGTGAAAGACAGCTGCAAAGAGCTATCAAGCACCTCATGCTATAAGTGTCAACTTCCAGAAGTCTATTGTGAAGAGGGGTGGGCATTGTTAAAGTTTGGCAGAAAATATTATGAAAGAGCAAAGAAATGCTTTGAAAAGGCTCTAGCAGAAGAACCTGAAAACCCAGAATTTACTTCTGGCTATGCCATTGCAATGTATCGCCTGGAAGATGATCTCATCAAAGGATCCTCTTTGGAACCTTTAAGGCGTGCAGTGACACTGAATCCAAATGATACCTTTGTCATGTCATACCTTGCACTAGAACTTCAGGATATGGCTCAAGTCGAAGAAGGGGAAATGTACATTAAAAAGGCATTGCAAAAAACCCCAGATGTTCCCTATGTACTACGATATGCTGCAAAATTTTACAGAAGAAAAGGGGAAGTGGATAAGTCACTGCAATTTTTGGAAAAGGCATTGACCTTTACACCAGCCTCTAGCTTCCTGCACCACCAGATTGGTCTTTGCTATAGAACAAAGATGTATCAGTTGAAAAGGGCTACAAAGCAGTCATTTAAAGAGCAGGTAGAGCTCATTAGACTTTGCATTTTTCACTTTAAAGCAGCAATGGagaaaaaatcaaagtttataTATGCCTATATTGACCTTGCAAATATGTATGCAGAAGGAAAAAGGTATCAAGAAGCAGAAGACACTTTTCAGAAAGTACTTCAAATGAAATTAACCTGTCAAGAGAAACAACAAATCCACTACCGCTATGGACAGTTTTTGGAATTTCACAAAAAATCAGAAGCTGATGCTATTAAACACTTCATGGAAGCGCTGAAAATTGAGGGAGACACGACAAGAAAGATGTGCATGAATGCTCTGAAGAAACTGGTAGATAAGAGAATTCAGAGAGGATCAGCAGATGCTGCACATTTTGGTGCTCTTGGATTCATTCACCAGTTGAATGGAGAGAAGTCAGAAGCAATTGAATGCTATGAGAAGGCCCTGGCACGGGATTCTAGTAATGAAGAATACCTGAGTGCTCTTTGTGACCTACGGCTTTCCATTGGAAACTAA